A region of the Clupea harengus chromosome 7, Ch_v2.0.2, whole genome shotgun sequence genome:
AGTAGTCGAAATCAGGGTGTAATTAGCCGTTTTTCAGCCTCTGCAGAGCACCCTCCAACCGTGTGCGAGGAGCGCCATTCCGTCCGGTGCGCTCGATGTCTGTGGACCTGTTTCCCCAGACCCCTCACTGTGAGACCATCCTGCTCTTCGAGAGGGTGGACTACAGCTCAACAGGCAATAAAGAGCAGGAGCAACGCACTGAAGCCAAACCTCAAACGTCTTAGGTGCACTCTATTctgatttgtttcttttttttctgtcaatgtCCAACAACTTTCATGATGAGGGTAAAGAATGAGCACATGTCTTACAATGCTTGTGTTAGACAACATTTGTATGGTGTTGGTGATTGGGTAAATGTTTGACTGGCACAATTTACATTATGGCCTTGCAGTACAATGTATTACGTACATGTATAATTTGTAACATAATAAAATGGACTAGCTTACCCCTATGGCTGCTAATGGTTTCACACAACAATGATAAGACATAGAGCACTAGTCAAGACACCTTTATTTGCATAAACAAGTCACTGTAAGTCATCGATCATAAGTCACATTGACaagaaatctttttttcttcctaggCAGCAATGTCCCTATTAAACAACTTAATATTAGACCTTCCATGGTAacaagtatataaaaaaaaaaagaatatattcttcacaccaacacacttggCAAGACAGTTTGGACAGGCAGTAAACTCAGAACAAACTGGGGTGAAGACACGCACATTCTTATAAGCGTTCTACTCTTTATTACAGCAGCCTTGTAGCTCATGTACAACGGTGAAATTtcaaaaacaaatgcaacattcAGGAAAAGCCAGCTAAACTAAAATGCTTCACACGGTTtatatagttttttttgttccagCAGTTATTGCAACTTTTATCCCTCCTTTCCAGTAAATATATCTATTGTATGTTTTATACAGCAACCCACATTACTCTATAAAAATGCATAAGACTATTAAAAGCTTTGGTTCACACCTTGTATGTCATGATCGCATTTTTGCACGAGGTATAGAGTACCTAGCCGTTTTGCTCAATTGCCTTTTGTAATGGAGTTCACCAATTTAAAAATTCATGTCATTATGTGGGAAAACCTGTTCTGAACACAATAAACTCGCTACAATGATTGCAACGTACACATACTTAAACAGGCCTGTGGACACAACAATCTGTTAAAACGGCTCTAAAAACCAAGCTCATGCTAAGGGAATTCACCCTTCCTTTCCccaaataatcaaatcaaaatgaataACTCCCATTTCATTGCACTGCTGTTAGACTCTAGGTAGCTTCACCATCAGCAAAGACTCAAGTAAAAGGGTCTTGTACTTCCCTCGTGTTGGACATAAGAGAATTAGAGACTAAGGCAACAAACACCAGCATCTAATTGTCCCTCTATCTGACGTTCATGTAAGATGGGTAAATACTGATGTTCTTCGTACTCAGCGTCCTTGTTTGAAGTAGTCTTTGCAGCGGTTTGGAATTAAAGGCTATATAAAAACGGAAGCGGGGCTGGGGACAGAAACGCCTTCGACCTACAAATCttcacaaccacaaacaccacTACACTACTTTAAAGCTCTGGTGCTTTGTGTTCTCTGCAGTGCCAGTAGAATGCAAGAATTATAGCTTGTCAGATCAGCACAATCGGCTGTCTTTTGATATGTTTCATCTTACATTTCCACAAAaacaaggaggaaaaaaaggcaTTTAAACATACTCTGGCCATAAGCGCAAATAAATGAACTACCACTCAGTTGCACTGCAGATTGTGGGCAGGGTTCAAACTGATTTcagatgcaaaaaaaagaaaagaaaaaaacatgcaaagtaaacaaacaaccTGCCATGTAATCTTGATCAGTCATGATCCTACACACCACCAGCATCACTGTATACACAATGCTACCACATTAACTTCACAACAATACCGGAGCTTGATTCTATTGCATACCACCGAAGCTTAACTATAAGAGCTGAAGAAACACTAAATGAAATCCATTcgtcaaagaaagaaagaaagaaggatgaAATCAAATGGCAGTCCTAACAGCAAACAGCAGATTGTGATCGAAGTTTGGTTTCCTACTGAGACACACGAATGCCAAACTTGTACTTGTCTATCGTGCTTCTGAAATGATTAGGCAGCATCCTACCCCAACGTTGGACACCTTAGTAAACCTTAACACAAAACTTTTTGAAAATATATGGAGTTCCTGATTTTGTTTATGCTTTTGTAACAGCAGAAAATAATAGTGGCAGATAGTATCTTATATGCTTGTCAGCAGAActgggaggggaaaaaacaaacaaaacaaaaaaagttgtgGTTCATCTGAAGATGCTTAAGTGCTGTACAGAGAATGCATTCGGAGGTACACGATGTTCGACGCCTTATCCTAGTGCATGAATTTCATTCTGACTGCAGTTTGCGCCCTTGGCTAAGGTGGCAGGTGAACGAATCGCGTGCTTTGTTCAATGAAATGACCTCCAtaattgtaaaatatatatattgccaTTGTACACTAAATGACGATGCATAATTCAGTAATCGCGTCTAGACTCGTGGTCTTTCTTCTGGACAATCGGGTACCGTGGACAGTGGACAGTGCTAGTTGGTCTGTGTGGAACTTTATACATCAACTGTGCACAGGGGCTCGCTACCTGGCTGGGCAGACTCCATTATGGTCATTTTTGGCTTCTTCCTGGTCTCTTCCtgtagagaaaataaaacatttaaaatgacatTTAAGCTGCCTGTGCTAGACTCTTGTGGTTTAAATTAAATCCATAGCTATGGACTATCAATCCTCCATGTCCAAGGCAATATGTATAAACAAGAGTGTGGCAACCAATCAATGCTACCAAATCAGAGTAGCATGCAGGGTAGTAGTCTAAAGGTCAAACATACCCTCAGCTTAGCCAATTTCCTCATCTCGTCTTGAAGTTTGTTCAGAATATGCAGGTTTGGCTTGTTCTTTTTGGCATACTGCTGAAGTTCAATTACACTTTTGTCTGAATTCTCCTGTAAGTATGTAAAGACAAAAGATAAATACCCAAGCAACCACAGAAAGCAACAAATCATTACCCATCCTGACAGAGCCATGCCTTTGACCTattagagccccccccccccccaaactttGTTCCCCTAGCAGCTCATACCTTTTTTACCATCTTATTGCTCTCTCTGCCATACATGCGTAGCAGTGATCCCCAGTTCTTCACATGGGGGTGGAGCATCTGCAAGATCTTCTGAGAGGCCAGCTGCTTGCCAACTCTCTTGTTCTTGCCTTcagtggagaaaagaaaaagaatgtattcaaatgtttttaataCTCCCATGCTTTGACAAACAGAGGTGCCTTCCCCGATGAATACAGTTTACAAAAACCCAGGAGGCTGCTGGATTAAGCTTTGCATAGAGGTCTCACTTACACCACCCACGGACCGTGTGCTTCCCACAAGTCATGACATATTCACTCTTCTGGTTTTTCCCAGGGATCACCTCAAACTTGATGCTTGTGTCACCCATACCATGATTTCTAGGAGACACAATGTATAGTTAGATTGCTGTATCATAATGTAATACTGTGAGGTCTGTATCCTGCAAATAGTACCACAATAAAGGGGGAATAGCAGGgtctttttttattacaaaataaatatgtaaaagtTCTCAGTTAACATACTGGTTGACAGTTCATGCAATTACTTGTTATATCTAACAGCTTATACAAAGTCAGCTGCTACAACGATGATCCGATGTTGGTACTAGCTGGTCATTAATAATAGGATATACGAATGCCGCTTCCTCAATTTATTTGGGAATGTGCAACAAATCATGGGATTTGGTCAAATGTGAGGCTTTCCACACAACATTTTATCCTTTCATTAATTCAACAATATATGGAAATATTTAAAACAAGACCTACCTCTTAAGGCACTCATGAAGAATTTGATAAGGTGAAAGTAAGCCTGCTTTGTTGGTAAGCTCATACACCCTCGAGTCTTCAATACTGATATGATTAAAATACTGTCAAAGAAAATATACAACAAAGATATTAGTGTAGAAGACATGCAAAGTGTAGTGTTTGACTACATTATACTGGAACTGGATTTTTAAATCTGATCTTCACTAAAGACTGCAGAGCTAGCTACAGACTGGCAGAATGGACAAAGAAAAGGATGCCAGTACCTCCAGTTCATCTCCTTCAGAGGGCTTCTCCTCAGATGTCTGCTTCACGAAGTCAGGTATGAGGATCTCCAGTGTAGCTCGAGCTTGGGGAAGACAATAAAATCCAACCAACTGTCACAAACAGTACTCACAGAACCATTATGAGGAAACTataatgtaaagtgtgtgtgtgtgtaattatttataatatatatatatatatatatatataaaagagagagagagagagagagagcatcaagTTGTTAGACTGAAAATACAAAACCAAAGTACCAGCTTTATTCTTGGCCAGTTTTTTACTACTTGCGGTCCCTGTGCCATATGTAACTCCATCTATGATTACAGAGGCTCCAAAGGGCTCACTTGGGTTCTCTGCAAAACCATCAAGAGGAATACGTTACCACACAAGTAACACTGTGTGTTCAATACCACAGAATAGGCTTATAAGAGAACATCACAGTTATCTTTCAATCATTCACTTAATCCATTCTATTAATACAACTTGTATATTGATATTTGTGATAGTTAATATCTTTCCCCGAAACATTGCTATAAGAGATCACAGGATTCTCACATGAAACCATTTACAATGAGTCAATGACTTACCACATTCAAAAAAGTTGTAAACAGGTCGAACCTTGAGTACGCGTTGCATATATTCATGCAGAATGCAAACCTCCGATTTCCCATTTGGGTTGATCACAAACTCTGCAATAATTGGACATGAAATtaatagtgaaaaaaaaaaaaaaaaaaaaacagaaagcctTCATTATGCACCGTTATACTGTTGACCCCTGACTAGGTACCTTTCTTGGTTGGTGCATCCTGCAAAGAGAGGGTGATgagcttctgattggctggcaggatGGGTCTCTCCGACTCTGCCTGTTTCCGCTTCATGTCTCTGTTGAACTGCCTGCGCTCGGCCCATGTGCGGAACTTCTTCACGGTCACCTGCTCAAAATCAAAGCGCTTCTCCAGATAGCCGCGGAACTCCTCGATTTCTATGAGGAAACAACCGAGAGTTAGTGTAGTTCAAGTAGAAAGGAATATGAGCAGGCCCAAATTCCTAATGTATAGTCTGGAAAACATAAAAAGATGCCCATAAACAAATAGGTTAACGATGAGTTCTCACTTAGGGACATATAGGAACTACACTACACAGCCAAAGTCATCACTTTTAATGGGTTTACTCAAAGCACAGGGAACCCGTGTCATTGAACCTCACCCTACCAATTTAGCTTCAGTGACACAGACCATATAGGAACACGAAGCCACTCATGAGACATACCCTAAACCAGTTTCCTCCTTACCAATAGACTCATCCTTGCACACCTCCACCTTGGCTCTGACTTGGCCCAGAGCCCCCTGGAACCCTTCGCAGGCCTGAGGCTCCTTCGCCTGAGGCTGGGACTCCGCAGACCCCGGCGCCGTGCTCTCTTCCGGGGCTGTAGAGTCCGGTTCATCGGCCCTCTCCGGTGCATCCGCGTCTTCTCCAGGCTTTACGGGAGATCCATTGGAGTTGGGAACCACCACTTCACCATTTAGCTCCTTTTCCTCTACATCCTTCAATTTCTTATAGTGCAAGCAGGGAATGCTACTTGTAGGAGGGTCATGTTTCTGTCAGAGGGCAGAGAATGAGCATAAACTTGTATGCCTAATGACCTGTGGAGTGGACTTCACTCTTACAATGGAATACAATAAGGTCAATGTGtttaaaaagagaaacaaaaaaacgcaaACATGAGTTCCTCAATAAACATATGTTAAATCAAATTGTATGTCTGCATAATTCATCGTTTCAAACTGTACTTTTTATCTGGAGGGATCAACTCTGGTCATCAAGACACTACCCAGTCCGAGGTGCGGACAAGTGTGTACATGGAGTCATGCTACTGGAGAGTTCATGTACTAGAGAGTTCAGCAAGCCTCTTATTACCCTGATGCTCCCTGTTCCGAGGAAGTAAGGTCTGGACCAGGTAACAACCCTGGTTTCCCGGTGAAGGTAGACTGGAATGCCAGAGTTATGGAATGTCATGATCCAGCCGTCAGGTAGTGGCTCAGTGGGTGGGCGCCCACGACCTGCATTGAGAAACCATATTCAGGTCTTTAATATGAAAAATCCTATAAATCAAGGAGTCAAGTGctcagaaaatatatatttgtttatggAACAGTAGCCTGCCTTGCATAAAGTTTTAGATCTACCATTATATAACAAAAGTAAAATAGCAGCCTGACTCACTCTTAAGAACAGTCTTAATTTTGGTCATCATTGGTTGAACCCCAGACTCTCCATCTGACGGGTGATCACTGTCTCCTGTATACTTGTCTTCTGCCAGCCGCATCTTTTTTGGCACTGGCATACCCTCTTCCAACAACGCATCTACGTCATTGTCAAAGTCCTCCTGAAGGAAAGCACATTTTAGTGTTGGACCCACCTAGTTCGTCAACCCAGTCCTGGCTGGCTTTGGATCAGCCGTTGACAGGTTTAAGAAATAATTTCAATCAGAATTGGCGGCAGACATGGCAACCATACCATAGCTCATTAAACGATAAAAACTCTACTTTTCATAGCCCTttgccatacatacatacatacattcactcacctcactcacttcAAAGCGGTTACCTTCATTGCCAGAAAGCAAAGCTTTTTCCAATGACAACTTAAACCGGACAGCTTGAAGGCATAAAGACAGACGACTAAGGCAGCAAGTTTACTCCTGTTGACACGGTCTGCTTGTGACGCAAATCTTGTCAACAGCACAGTCCGCACAAACTGTCCACGCAGGACCAACGTTTTGGGTGTGCAGACTCGTGCACAGGGCATAGAGATATTATTTCAAACactgattgagtgattgagctGTCAACAACAGCAGAAAAACTAGTatgaggagagatagatagatagagagatagagagatagatagagagatagatagatagatagatagagagagagatatatatatatatatatatcagatgCTTTTATGCAGTACcaatgcacattttcattagtatgttTGCCCCCTGGGAATAAAACTAAGGGAGACCTGCTAATAAAATTACCAGCAACAGTATTTTAAGGTGTGTAGCAATTCCTATATAGATAGAGAAGTAAATGGTTATGAAGGGCCAAAGAAGACTATAGACCTATAAAAACAGTCTTTGCTGTAGATTCACACAATGTGCAGAAGACTGCAGCAGCACTGAACTGAAGTAAATCAATGATGGAGCGCTGAATCAACGCATGTCAAATTCATACTACTGACAGACCCAGTTCTAAGTACATAAAAATACATATCAAATGTTTTCAATACAGAAGTCCTCCAACCTATTTAACACTTTCTATTATTGTGCCCGTACCTCATACGAGTAGGTTAGGTCCTCCTCGGTAGTTTGCTCCTGTTGTGCAATAACGTCTGATCTGAACCCGCCTTGGTCTCCGTCTTCAGC
Encoded here:
- the dgcr8 gene encoding microprocessor complex subunit DGCR8; protein product: MDIDEILPPLPLEPPEDDVSGSHKCIAPPPPPLQTSSDAEEMDVSSGGDGPTNTPAGNREAQLLTTFTTNLSDEPDTGGSCPRTARHAPPITKFLPDLKLLRDVKVSVSFSDSSKSKDRKVLYTGVGQERDSEPSAEVLNGVLHDTVEQMAGQSCPWISGNGALDTGANCEELEVDLENKVEFAVLDELEDFSENFLEAEDGDQGGFRSDVIAQQEQTTEEDLTYSYEEDFDNDVDALLEEGMPVPKKMRLAEDKYTGDSDHPSDGESGVQPMMTKIKTVLKSRGRPPTEPLPDGWIMTFHNSGIPVYLHRETRVVTWSRPYFLGTGSIRKHDPPTSSIPCLHYKKLKDVEEKELNGEVVVPNSNGSPVKPGEDADAPERADEPDSTAPEESTAPGSAESQPQAKEPQACEGFQGALGQVRAKVEVCKDESIEIEEFRGYLEKRFDFEQVTVKKFRTWAERRQFNRDMKRKQAESERPILPANQKLITLSLQDAPTKKEFVINPNGKSEVCILHEYMQRVLKVRPVYNFFECENPSEPFGASVIIDGVTYGTGTASSKKLAKNKAARATLEILIPDFVKQTSEEKPSEGDELEYFNHISIEDSRVYELTNKAGLLSPYQILHECLKRNHGMGDTSIKFEVIPGKNQKSEYVMTCGKHTVRGWCKNKRVGKQLASQKILQMLHPHVKNWGSLLRMYGRESNKMVKKENSDKSVIELQQYAKKNKPNLHILNKLQDEMRKLAKLREETRKKPKMTIMESAQPGSEPLCTVDV